A genomic region of Caldicoprobacter guelmensis contains the following coding sequences:
- a CDS encoding VOC family protein: MKFKMAHTNFNVLDLEKSIAFYEKALGLKELRRKEAEDGSFILVFMGDGTTEHQIELTWLRDRKEPYDLSDNEIHLAFVVDDFEAAYQHHKEMGCICYENKKMGIYFIADPDGYWIEIVPERR, encoded by the coding sequence ATGAAATTCAAGATGGCGCATACCAATTTCAACGTGCTTGACCTTGAAAAGAGCATAGCCTTTTACGAGAAGGCTCTAGGGCTTAAGGAGCTTAGGCGAAAGGAAGCTGAGGATGGAAGCTTTATTCTGGTTTTCATGGGAGATGGCACAACAGAACATCAGATAGAGCTTACCTGGTTACGGGATCGAAAGGAACCGTATGACCTGTCTGACAACGAAATACACTTGGCTTTTGTTGTGGATGACTTTGAAGCAGCCTATCAGCATCATAAAGAAATGGGCTGCATTTGCTATGAAAATAAGAAGATGGGCATTTACTTCATTGCCGACCCTGACGGATACTGGATAGAGATTGTCCCCGAGAGAAGATGA
- a CDS encoding MBL fold metallo-hydrolase yields the protein MKKDLSVSEIGAISAPQANIWYLHHSGFAVETAKHFLVFDYSCDKPEGEVRSLESGVVTPDQLDKDKKILVFVSHGHGDHFNKVIFDWQKDRPDIVYVLSIDIKRMVKPNGENSYVVFPYKILHIDDVWIKAYGSTDIGVSFLVEVDGLNIFHAGDLNCWYWYYESTPEELKQDKENFEREIEKMAGEQIDIAFFPVDPRLKEYYHMGGEYFIRRLRPELFVPMHFWGQYDITRQFSERMKGLPTKVVSLFRRGQKIIYKKGRDE from the coding sequence TTGAAAAAGGATTTAAGTGTGAGTGAGATTGGTGCCATTAGTGCGCCTCAAGCCAACATCTGGTATTTGCATCACAGCGGTTTTGCCGTTGAGACCGCGAAGCATTTCCTGGTGTTTGACTACTCCTGTGATAAGCCCGAGGGTGAAGTAAGGAGCCTTGAAAGCGGCGTTGTCACTCCCGACCAGCTGGATAAAGATAAGAAAATATTGGTGTTTGTTTCCCATGGACACGGGGATCATTTCAATAAAGTTATCTTCGATTGGCAAAAGGATAGGCCGGATATCGTCTATGTTTTGAGTATCGATATTAAGCGCATGGTAAAGCCAAACGGGGAAAATTCATATGTTGTTTTCCCATACAAGATACTGCATATAGACGATGTGTGGATAAAGGCCTATGGCTCTACCGATATCGGCGTTTCCTTTTTGGTCGAGGTGGATGGGCTCAATATATTCCATGCCGGGGATTTGAACTGCTGGTACTGGTACTATGAGTCGACACCTGAGGAACTCAAGCAGGATAAGGAAAATTTTGAGAGGGAAATCGAGAAAATGGCGGGGGAACAAATAGATATAGCTTTTTTCCCGGTTGACCCCAGGCTGAAAGAGTATTATCATATGGGTGGGGAGTATTTTATAAGGAGGTTGAGGCCTGAACTCTTTGTGCCGATGCATTTCTGGGGCCAATATGATATAACACGCCAGTTTTCTGAGCGGATGAAAGGCCTGCCAACAAAAGTGGTATCCCTGTTCCGCAGGGGACAGAAGATTATATACAAGAAAGGGAGAGATGAGTGA
- a CDS encoding AraC family transcriptional regulator, whose product MKHDKALLIKNYLSNLQVDVQVASYTHCPQSWADFDYIPDYNKFYYICGGEGWIKIGSHEYYPKPRQLFLMPAGVVQSYSTISQNTFKKYWCHFTAKVGEMNLFDIVRTPVFVDVGDDQELKGLFAALVDAYQSGGVTNALRLKGIMVEIIAWYFDKLSLDDIQLYDYSSTQELGKVLTFIESHLNENITIDDLARIVHFHPNYFIKFFRDHLGCSPMQYINRLRLEKAKHLLKTTGLTVKEIADMVGFNDAGYFSKVFKRYAGFSPQEFRNV is encoded by the coding sequence AAACCTTCAAGTAGATGTGCAGGTAGCAAGTTATACGCACTGTCCTCAAAGCTGGGCTGATTTTGACTATATACCCGACTACAACAAATTTTATTACATATGCGGCGGTGAGGGATGGATTAAAATTGGAAGCCATGAGTATTATCCTAAGCCCAGACAGCTGTTTTTGATGCCTGCTGGTGTGGTGCAGTCGTATTCTACCATAAGCCAGAACACCTTCAAAAAATACTGGTGCCATTTCACGGCAAAAGTGGGAGAGATGAACCTTTTTGATATAGTAAGGACTCCGGTGTTTGTGGATGTTGGCGATGATCAAGAACTTAAAGGTCTTTTTGCGGCTTTGGTTGATGCTTACCAGAGTGGCGGCGTGACAAATGCTCTGCGGCTTAAAGGAATCATGGTGGAGATCATAGCCTGGTATTTTGACAAACTATCGTTGGACGATATACAGCTTTATGATTATTCCTCCACTCAGGAGCTGGGGAAGGTGTTAACCTTTATAGAATCTCATCTTAATGAAAATATAACGATTGATGACCTTGCCAGGATCGTGCATTTTCATCCTAACTATTTCATAAAATTTTTTCGGGATCACCTTGGTTGCTCGCCAATGCAGTATATAAACAGGCTCAGGTTGGAGAAGGCCAAGCATCTGCTTAAAACTACTGGTTTGACAGTTAAGGAAATTGCTGATATGGTTGGATTTAACGATGCAGGGTATTTTTCCAAGGTATTTAAAAGATATGCGGGGTTTTCACCACAGGAATTTAGGAATGTCTAA
- a CDS encoding DUF6485 family protein: protein MANKNCSNMASNLKNCTCSYDYCSRKGKCCECLSYHWSRKELPGCMFPPEVERTYDRSLKRFIQVYGNK, encoded by the coding sequence ATGGCAAACAAAAATTGTAGCAACATGGCCAGCAATTTGAAAAACTGCACATGCAGCTATGATTACTGCAGCCGTAAGGGAAAGTGCTGCGAGTGCCTTTCTTATCACTGGAGCCGAAAGGAGTTGCCGGGATGTATGTTCCCGCCGGAGGTGGAGCGTACATACGACCGCTCATTAAAGAGGTTTATACAGGTGTACGGCAATAAGTGA